In Verrucomicrobiota bacterium, a genomic segment contains:
- a CDS encoding DUF1501 domain-containing protein, with protein sequence MQIINRRSFFDRSLKLGMATALSTLVDIPWVVKQAMAQTQGRIGLNGKKLLFVFLRGANDGLNSVIPIQDPAYNTTNRPTLVIPKDAATDYSKLGPCDFPQSGGSAATFAYANAIRLGNGFAALHPSLKFLAPVYNAGELALIHRVGYPKQSRSHFDSQNYWETGTPNKNLTKEGIFYRTMVESGLANTSPLTGVSIQSSLPLSLRGSQAAMTNLDDPNRYNLLGVPATTGDAKADAAIRAAGGASFPDKAYRGLLGLQYKNLTDTLAIFASLNFSEAGNTFLDDENTDGDFPYHLFPTSNAKNGGYTRPGGGTEANKYVVDTGAYGFFNRLKSAALVLNKTDAIVAGTEFGGFDTHSRQGAVTGSHPNLQRRIAWAMYALRKYFTKYADKTHWKDLVIVTLSEFGRTSVENSDRGTDHAEAGVMFVGGGAVKGFGKGNTSGVFGCHPNDSVPWVTGQTGSMFGVRDRYLKRSIDYRSVLGELIRDHLGASSEQLNRIIPGYTVAGEALQNGGTSTRDATRIAGEIGIV encoded by the coding sequence ATGCAAATTATCAATCGGCGTTCGTTCTTCGATCGTTCCCTCAAGCTCGGCATGGCCACCGCGCTTTCAACCCTCGTGGATATCCCCTGGGTGGTGAAGCAAGCCATGGCCCAGACCCAGGGCCGCATCGGGCTCAATGGCAAGAAACTGCTCTTCGTGTTCCTGCGAGGAGCCAACGACGGCTTGAACTCCGTCATCCCGATCCAGGATCCCGCCTACAACACGACCAACCGCCCCACCCTGGTCATACCCAAGGACGCCGCGACCGATTACTCCAAACTCGGCCCTTGCGACTTTCCGCAATCCGGAGGCAGCGCCGCCACGTTCGCCTATGCCAACGCCATCCGGCTCGGCAACGGTTTCGCGGCTCTCCACCCGTCCCTCAAGTTCCTCGCCCCCGTTTACAACGCCGGTGAACTGGCCCTCATCCACCGCGTCGGTTATCCCAAGCAATCCCGCTCCCACTTCGATTCTCAGAACTATTGGGAGACCGGCACCCCGAACAAGAATCTGACCAAGGAAGGCATCTTCTACCGCACGATGGTGGAATCGGGACTGGCCAACACCTCGCCGCTCACCGGCGTGTCGATCCAATCTTCATTGCCCTTGTCCCTGCGCGGTTCCCAGGCGGCAATGACCAATTTGGATGATCCCAATCGTTACAACCTGCTGGGGGTGCCTGCGACGACAGGCGACGCCAAAGCCGACGCCGCCATCCGCGCGGCCGGCGGCGCCTCTTTTCCGGACAAGGCCTATCGGGGCTTGCTGGGTCTTCAATACAAGAATCTCACGGACACGCTCGCCATCTTCGCGAGTCTGAATTTCAGCGAGGCCGGCAACACGTTCCTCGATGATGAAAACACCGACGGCGACTTCCCCTACCATTTGTTCCCCACGTCCAACGCCAAGAACGGGGGCTACACGCGTCCCGGCGGCGGCACCGAAGCCAACAAGTACGTGGTCGACACCGGCGCCTACGGCTTCTTCAACCGCCTCAAATCCGCCGCGCTGGTGCTGAACAAGACGGACGCCATCGTGGCTGGCACGGAGTTTGGCGGTTTCGACACGCACAGCCGCCAGGGCGCCGTCACCGGATCGCATCCCAACCTTCAGCGCCGAATTGCCTGGGCGATGTACGCGCTGCGCAAATACTTCACGAAATACGCCGACAAGACGCATTGGAAGGATTTGGTCATCGTCACGCTGTCCGAGTTCGGGCGCACGTCCGTCGAGAATTCCGACCGTGGCACGGATCACGCCGAGGCTGGCGTCATGTTCGTCGGGGGCGGAGCCGTCAAAGGCTTTGGCAAGGGCAACACCAGCGGCGTGTTCGGATGCCATCCCAACGATTCGGTGCCCTGGGTGACGGGCCAGACCGGATCGATGTTCGGCGTGAGGGACCGGTATCTGAAACGCTCGATTGATTATCGTTCGGTGCTCGGCGAGTTGATCCGGGATCATCTCGGAGCCAGCAGCGAACAGTTGAACCGGATCATTCCGGGCTACACGGTCGCCGGCGAAGCGTTGCAAAACGGCGGCACCTCGACCCGGGACGCCACCCGGATCGCGGGCGAAATTGGCATCGTGTAG